Proteins from a single region of Sphingomonas morindae:
- the secA gene encoding preprotein translocase subunit SecA — MLGGIAKAIFGSSNDRYVKSLRAVVAKINAFEPTIAALDDAGLQAQTVKFRAALAEGASLDDLLPEAFATVREAAKRVLGQRHYDVQMIGGIVLHRGEIAEMRTGEGKTLVATLATYLNALPGAGVHVVTVNDYLARRDAEWMGQVYRFLGLTTGVIVPNISDPERRAAYHADITYGTNNEFGFDYLRDNMKYERTAMVQRPFNFAIVDEVDSILIDEARTPLIISGPTDDKSELYISVDAVVKQLAATDYEHDEKQRSVILTEEGTEKAEQLLHAAGLLEGDNLYDFENTQVVHHLNQALKANVGFKRDIDYIVKDNKVVIIDEFTGRMMDGRRWSDGLHQAVEAKEGVKIEPENQTLASITFQNYFRMYPKLGGMTGTAATEAAEFFDIYKMNVVTIPTNVAIRRIDEDDQFFKNITDKFGAIAKAIREKQETGRQPVLVGTVSIEKSELLSEFLKKEGVRHNVLNARYHEQEAHIVAQAGRLGAVTIATNMAGRGTDIQLGGNLEFRMIDEYPDLVEGTPDYEARAALIREEIKAEKEAVLNAGGLFVLGTERHESRRIDNQLRGRSGRQGDPGLSRFYLSLDDDLLRIFGPQTLFARMMQKNLEDGEAIVSPWITKAIETAQRKVEARNYDIRKQVVEYDDVMNDQRKIIYEQRADIMDSATVDDVTDEMRGETVSALVGDACPIGSYPEQWDGETLQARVLDVFGLELPVVAWIGEEGIEPEILAERIKAEADAQIAARVEEAGVDTWHGVEKSVLLQTLDEHWKDHLSRLDALRQVIHLRAYAQKTPINEYKQEAFAMFERMLDAIREDVTRTLANVRFQMPPPLPELPDFLTSHLDPLTAQDDTRDIDAASLGLVTTRIAPMQTPQPAMPEELGDDPALWAGVVSRNAPCPCGSGKKYKHCHGAL; from the coding sequence ATGCTGGGCGGCATCGCCAAGGCCATTTTTGGGTCGTCCAACGACCGCTACGTCAAGTCGCTGCGGGCTGTCGTCGCCAAGATCAACGCCTTCGAGCCGACGATCGCCGCGCTCGACGATGCGGGGCTGCAGGCGCAGACCGTCAAGTTCCGCGCCGCGCTGGCCGAGGGCGCGTCGCTCGACGATCTGCTGCCCGAAGCCTTCGCCACCGTGCGCGAGGCGGCCAAGCGCGTGCTGGGCCAACGCCATTACGACGTGCAGATGATCGGCGGCATCGTCCTGCATCGCGGCGAGATCGCCGAGATGCGCACCGGCGAGGGCAAGACGCTGGTGGCGACGCTGGCCACCTATCTGAACGCGCTGCCGGGCGCCGGCGTGCATGTGGTGACGGTCAACGACTATCTGGCCCGCCGCGATGCCGAGTGGATGGGCCAGGTCTATCGCTTTCTCGGCCTGACCACGGGCGTGATCGTGCCCAACATCTCCGATCCCGAGCGCCGCGCCGCCTATCACGCCGATATCACCTATGGCACGAACAACGAGTTCGGCTTCGATTATCTGCGCGACAACATGAAATATGAGCGGACCGCGATGGTGCAGCGGCCGTTCAACTTCGCGATCGTGGACGAGGTGGATTCGATCCTCATCGACGAAGCGCGCACGCCGCTGATCATCTCCGGGCCGACCGACGACAAGTCCGAGCTGTATATCAGCGTCGACGCGGTGGTGAAGCAGCTCGCCGCGACCGATTACGAGCATGACGAGAAGCAGCGCTCCGTCATCCTCACCGAGGAGGGCACGGAGAAGGCCGAGCAGCTGCTCCACGCCGCCGGCCTGCTCGAGGGCGACAATCTCTACGACTTCGAGAATACGCAGGTGGTGCACCACCTCAACCAGGCGCTGAAGGCGAATGTCGGCTTCAAGCGCGACATCGATTATATCGTCAAGGACAACAAGGTCGTCATCATCGACGAGTTCACCGGCCGCATGATGGACGGCCGGCGCTGGTCCGATGGCCTGCATCAGGCGGTGGAGGCCAAGGAAGGCGTCAAGATCGAGCCCGAGAACCAGACTCTGGCCTCGATCACCTTCCAGAATTATTTCCGCATGTACCCCAAGCTCGGCGGCATGACCGGCACCGCTGCCACCGAGGCGGCGGAATTTTTCGACATCTACAAGATGAACGTGGTCACCATCCCGACCAATGTCGCGATCCGGCGCATCGACGAAGACGACCAGTTCTTCAAGAACATCACCGACAAGTTCGGCGCCATCGCCAAGGCCATCCGCGAGAAGCAGGAAACCGGGCGCCAGCCGGTGCTGGTCGGCACCGTCTCGATCGAGAAGTCCGAGCTTCTGTCGGAATTCCTCAAGAAGGAGGGCGTCCGGCACAATGTGCTCAACGCCCGCTATCACGAGCAGGAAGCGCATATCGTGGCGCAGGCCGGGCGGCTGGGCGCGGTGACGATCGCCACCAACATGGCGGGCCGTGGCACCGACATCCAGCTCGGCGGCAATCTCGAATTCCGCATGATCGACGAATATCCCGATCTCGTCGAGGGCACGCCCGACTATGAGGCGCGCGCCGCGCTGATCCGCGAGGAGATCAAGGCCGAGAAGGAGGCCGTGCTCAACGCCGGTGGCCTGTTCGTGCTCGGCACCGAGCGGCACGAGAGCCGGCGCATCGACAATCAGCTGCGCGGCCGCTCGGGCCGGCAGGGCGATCCCGGCCTCAGCCGCTTCTATCTCAGCCTCGACGACGATCTGCTGCGCATCTTCGGCCCGCAGACGCTGTTCGCGCGGATGATGCAGAAGAATCTCGAGGATGGCGAGGCGATCGTCAGCCCCTGGATCACCAAGGCGATCGAGACGGCGCAACGCAAGGTCGAGGCGCGCAACTATGATATCCGCAAGCAGGTCGTCGAATATGACGACGTGATGAACGACCAGCGCAAGATCATCTACGAGCAGCGCGCCGACATCATGGATTCGGCGACGGTCGACGACGTCACCGACGAGATGCGCGGCGAGACGGTGTCGGCGCTGGTCGGCGATGCCTGCCCGATCGGCAGCTATCCCGAACAATGGGACGGCGAGACGCTTCAGGCGCGCGTGCTGGACGTGTTCGGGCTCGAGCTGCCGGTGGTGGCGTGGATCGGGGAGGAGGGCATCGAGCCCGAGATCCTCGCCGAGCGGATCAAGGCCGAGGCCGATGCGCAGATCGCGGCGCGGGTCGAGGAGGCCGGGGTCGATACCTGGCATGGTGTCGAGAAGAGCGTGCTCCTCCAGACGCTCGACGAGCATTGGAAGGACCATCTCTCGCGGCTCGATGCGCTGCGCCAGGTGATCCATCTGCGCGCCTATGCGCAGAAGACGCCGATCAACGAGTATAAGCAGGAAGCCTTCGCGATGTTCGAGCGGATGCTCGACGCGATCCGCGAGGATGTGACGCGCACGCTCGCCAATGTCCGCTTCCAGATGCCGCCGCCGCTGCCCGAGCTGCCGGACTTCCTGACCAGCCATCTCGATCCGCTCACCGCGCAGGACGATACGCGCGACATCGATGCCGCCTCGCTGGGGCTGGTGACGACGCGGATCGCGCCGATGCAGACCCCGCAGCCCGCCATGCCCGAGGAATTGGGCGACGATCCGGCCCTGTGGGCGGGCGTGGTCAGCCGCAATGCGCCATGCCCCTGCGGCTCGGGCAAGAAATACAAGCACTGCCACGGCGCGCTCTGA
- the trxA gene encoding thioredoxin TrxA — protein MATKTITDQSFEADVLSADGPVLVDFWAEWCGPCKMIGPALEELSNELGEKVTIAKLNIDDNPDAPGRYGVRGIPTMILFKGGAPAATQVGAAPKSQLKAFIEGAL, from the coding sequence ATGGCAACCAAGACGATCACCGACCAGAGCTTCGAGGCCGACGTGCTCTCCGCCGATGGCCCCGTGCTGGTGGATTTCTGGGCGGAATGGTGCGGCCCGTGCAAGATGATCGGCCCGGCGCTGGAGGAGCTTTCGAACGAACTCGGCGAGAAGGTGACGATCGCCAAGCTCAACATCGACGACAATCCCGACGCGCCCGGCCGCTATGGCGTGCGCGGAATTCCCACCATGATCCTGTTCAAGGGCGGCGCGCCGGCGGCGACCCAGGTCGGCGCGGCGCCGAAGAGCCAGCTCAAGGCCTTTATCGAAGGCGCGCTCTGA
- the argJ gene encoding bifunctional glutamate N-acetyltransferase/amino-acid acetyltransferase ArgJ — protein MSHPRSPLATPFPALPPIAGVRLATVRAGYKPWERDDLTLVRLDEGTSVAGVTTRSRCPSPEVEWCRAALTLGRARALVVNAGNSNAFTGARGRAAVEAVAARAAQGLGCQPSDVFVASTGVIGVPLPIATAEAGVSAALAAPEADWAAAAAAISTTDTFPKGAAATAMIGDTRVTVVGIIKGSGMIAPDMATMLGFLFTDAAVAPALLQAMLDRANARSFACITVDGDTSTSDTVLAFATGAAGHTPLDSADAAGADALAAAIEQVCLDLAHLVVRDGEGATKFIAVSVTGAESDGSARRIGLSIANSPLVKTAIAGEDANWGRVVMAVGKAGEPAERDRLAIRFGDTQVAAEGVAVEGYDEAPVAAHLRGSDIRIGVDLGLGEGRATVWTCDLTHGYISINGDYRS, from the coding sequence ATGTCGCACCCCCGCTCGCCACTCGCCACACCCTTCCCCGCCTTGCCGCCGATCGCGGGCGTCCGGCTCGCCACGGTGCGCGCGGGTTATAAGCCATGGGAGCGGGACGATCTCACGCTGGTCCGCCTGGACGAGGGCACCAGCGTCGCGGGCGTCACCACGCGCTCGCGCTGCCCCTCGCCCGAGGTGGAATGGTGCCGCGCCGCCCTCACCCTTGGCCGCGCCCGGGCGCTGGTGGTGAACGCCGGCAATTCCAACGCCTTCACGGGCGCGCGCGGGCGCGCCGCGGTGGAGGCCGTGGCAGCGCGCGCGGCGCAGGGCCTGGGCTGCCAGCCCTCGGACGTGTTCGTCGCCTCGACCGGGGTGATCGGCGTGCCACTGCCGATCGCCACCGCCGAGGCCGGGGTCAGCGCCGCGCTGGCCGCGCCCGAGGCGGACTGGGCGGCGGCGGCGGCCGCGATCAGCACCACCGACACCTTCCCCAAGGGGGCGGCGGCCACCGCGATGATCGGCGATACGCGCGTCACCGTGGTCGGCATCATCAAGGGCTCGGGCATGATCGCGCCCGACATGGCGACGATGCTGGGCTTTCTCTTCACCGACGCGGCGGTGGCGCCGGCGCTGCTCCAGGCCATGCTCGATCGCGCCAATGCGCGCAGCTTCGCCTGCATCACGGTGGATGGCGACACCTCGACCTCCGACACGGTGCTCGCCTTCGCCACCGGCGCCGCCGGACATACGCCGCTCGACAGCGCCGACGCGGCGGGGGCGGATGCGCTCGCGGCGGCGATCGAGCAGGTCTGCCTCGATCTCGCCCATCTGGTCGTGCGCGACGGCGAAGGTGCGACCAAATTCATCGCCGTGTCCGTCACCGGGGCGGAGAGCGACGGCTCGGCGCGGCGGATCGGCCTGTCGATCGCCAATTCGCCGCTGGTGAAGACGGCGATCGCCGGCGAGGACGCCAATTGGGGCCGCGTCGTCATGGCGGTGGGCAAGGCGGGCGAGCCGGCCGAGCGCGACCGGCTGGCGATCCGCTTCGGCGACACGCAGGTGGCGGCCGAGGGCGTGGCGGTGGAAGGCTATGACGAGGCGCCCGTGGCGGCGCATCTGCGCGGCTCCGACATCCGCATCGGCGTCGATCTCGGCCTGGGCGAAGGCCGCGCCACCGTGTGGACCTGCGATCTCACCCACGGCTATATTTCCATCAACGGCGATTATCGGAGCTGA
- the gyrA gene encoding DNA gyrase subunit A, which produces MASAPPTIEPSDISPVSIVDEMKSSYLDYAMSVIVSRALPDVRDGLKPVHRRILFGAHEAGFVAGRPYRKSARLVGDVMGKYHPHGDSSIYDALARMTQDWSLRLPLIDGQGNFGSMDPDPPAAMRYTEARLARTANALLDDIDKDTVDFQPNYDGSEREPVVLPARFPNLLVNGAGGIAVGMATNVPPHNLGEVIAACKALIADPMISVERLMEIVPGPDFPTGGLILGQGGARNAYHTGRGSIIVRSRHIVEEGRGDRRSIVLTEIPFQVGKSGLVEKIAEAAKERRIEGISDIRDESSREGVRIVLDLKRDATPDVVLNQLWRHTPAQSSFPANMLAIRGGRPEILGLRDILQSFVQFREEVITRRSKYELLKARERAHILLGLVVAVSNLDEVVRIIRGSASPAEARAALLAREWPIGEIAPYLALVEAVETVEAGETYRLSETQVRAILDLRLHRLTALGRDEIGDELRQLAASIGELLDILGNRERLYALLVEELEKVAADFATPRRTAIMPAGDDIDDEDLIEREEMVVTVTLGGYIKRTPLDSFRSQKRGGKGRSGMATKDEDAVTKLFVTSTHTPVLFFSTAGKVYRLKVWRLPEGAPQARGRSMNNILPLAEGETISTVLPLPEDESEWGKLHILFATAHGSVRRNAMDAFTNIPTNGKFAMRFDEDATDRLVGVALLEESDDVLLATRGGKAIRFAATDVREFQSRTSTGVRGISLAAGDEVISLSILAGFEATTEEREAYLRGDPQLSAERRAAFEKAEQFILTVTTNGYGKRTSAYEYRRTGRGGQGITNIVTSSRNGPVVASFPAKHGEQLMLVTDQAKLIRTTVGDIRTAGRSTQGVTIFRVADGEHVVSAARIDESGAPTELAEEAEPALDPQIEGDTDEDLADGAGA; this is translated from the coding sequence TTGGCCAGCGCGCCCCCGACCATCGAACCTAGCGATATCTCCCCCGTCTCGATCGTCGACGAGATGAAGTCGAGTTACCTCGACTATGCCATGTCGGTGATCGTCAGCCGCGCGCTCCCCGATGTGCGGGACGGGCTGAAGCCGGTACACCGCCGCATCCTGTTCGGCGCGCATGAGGCGGGCTTTGTCGCCGGCCGGCCCTATCGCAAATCGGCGCGCCTGGTCGGCGACGTGATGGGTAAATACCATCCGCACGGCGACAGCTCCATCTACGACGCGCTGGCGCGGATGACGCAGGATTGGTCGCTGCGGCTGCCGCTGATCGACGGCCAGGGCAATTTCGGCTCGATGGACCCCGATCCGCCGGCGGCGATGCGCTATACGGAGGCGCGGCTGGCGCGCACCGCCAACGCGCTGCTCGACGATATCGACAAGGACACGGTCGACTTTCAGCCCAATTACGACGGGTCGGAGCGCGAGCCGGTGGTGCTGCCGGCGCGCTTCCCCAATCTGCTCGTCAACGGCGCGGGCGGCATCGCGGTGGGCATGGCCACCAATGTGCCGCCGCACAATCTCGGCGAGGTGATCGCCGCCTGCAAGGCGCTGATCGCCGATCCCATGATCAGCGTCGAGCGGCTGATGGAGATCGTACCGGGCCCGGATTTCCCGACCGGCGGCCTCATCCTCGGCCAGGGCGGCGCGCGCAACGCCTATCACACCGGCCGCGGCTCGATCATCGTCCGCTCGCGCCATATCGTCGAGGAAGGGCGCGGCGATCGCCGTTCGATCGTGCTGACCGAAATCCCCTTCCAGGTCGGCAAGTCGGGCCTGGTGGAGAAGATCGCCGAAGCCGCCAAGGAGCGGCGGATCGAGGGCATTTCCGACATCCGCGACGAAAGCTCGCGCGAGGGCGTGCGGATCGTGCTCGATCTCAAGCGCGACGCGACGCCCGACGTGGTGCTCAACCAGCTGTGGCGCCATACGCCCGCGCAATCGAGCTTCCCCGCCAACATGCTGGCGATCCGCGGCGGCCGCCCCGAAATCCTCGGCCTGCGCGACATCTTGCAGAGCTTCGTGCAATTCCGCGAGGAGGTGATCACCCGCCGCTCCAAATATGAGCTGCTCAAGGCGCGCGAGCGGGCGCACATCTTGCTGGGCCTGGTCGTCGCCGTCTCCAATCTCGACGAGGTGGTGCGGATCATCCGTGGCTCCGCCTCGCCCGCCGAGGCGCGTGCGGCGCTGCTCGCGCGCGAATGGCCGATCGGCGAGATCGCGCCCTATCTCGCGCTGGTGGAGGCTGTGGAGACGGTGGAGGCGGGCGAGACCTATCGCCTGTCCGAGACCCAGGTCCGGGCCATTCTCGATCTGCGCCTGCACCGGCTGACCGCGCTGGGGCGCGACGAGATCGGCGACGAGCTGCGCCAGCTCGCCGCCTCGATCGGCGAGCTGCTCGATATTCTCGGCAATCGCGAGCGGCTCTACGCGCTGCTGGTGGAGGAGCTGGAGAAGGTCGCCGCCGATTTCGCGACGCCGCGCCGCACCGCCATCATGCCGGCGGGCGACGATATCGACGACGAGGATCTGATCGAGCGCGAGGAGATGGTCGTCACCGTCACGCTCGGCGGCTATATCAAGCGGACCCCGCTGGACAGCTTCCGCTCGCAGAAGCGCGGCGGCAAGGGCCGGTCCGGCATGGCGACCAAGGATGAGGACGCGGTCACCAAGCTGTTCGTCACCTCCACTCACACGCCGGTGCTGTTCTTCTCCACCGCCGGCAAAGTGTATCGCCTCAAGGTGTGGCGCCTGCCCGAAGGCGCGCCCCAGGCGCGCGGCCGCTCGATGAACAACATCCTGCCGCTGGCCGAAGGCGAGACCATCTCGACGGTGCTGCCGCTGCCCGAGGATGAATCGGAATGGGGCAAACTCCACATCCTGTTCGCCACCGCGCACGGATCGGTGCGCCGCAACGCGATGGACGCCTTCACCAACATCCCGACCAACGGCAAGTTCGCGATGCGCTTCGACGAGGACGCGACCGACCGGCTGGTCGGCGTCGCGCTGCTCGAGGAGAGCGACGACGTGCTGCTCGCGACGCGCGGCGGCAAGGCGATCCGCTTCGCCGCCACCGATGTGCGCGAATTTCAGAGCCGCACCTCCACCGGCGTGCGCGGCATCAGCCTGGCGGCGGGCGACGAGGTGATCTCGCTCTCGATCCTCGCCGGCTTCGAGGCGACCACCGAGGAGCGCGAGGCCTATCTGCGGGGCGATCCGCAATTGTCGGCGGAGCGGCGCGCCGCCTTCGAGAAGGCGGAGCAATTCATCCTCACCGTCACCACCAACGGCTATGGCAAGCGCACCTCGGCCTATGAATATCGCCGCACCGGGCGCGGCGGCCAGGGCATCACCAACATCGTCACCTCCAGCCGCAACGGTCCGGTGGTGGCGAGCTTCCCCGCCAAGCATGGCGAGCAGCTGATGCTGGTGACGGACCAGGCCAAGCTGATCCGCACCACCGTGGGCGATATCCGCACCGCCGGCCGGTCCACGCAGGGCGTCACCATCTTCCGCGTCGCGGACGGCGAGCATGTCGTCTCGGCCGCGCGGATCGACGAGAGCGGCGCGCCGACCGAGCTGGCGGAGGAGGCCGAACCCGCGCTCGATCCGCAGATCGAGGGAGACACGGACGAGGATCTGGCGGACGGCGCCGGCGCCTGA
- a CDS encoding energy transducer TonB: protein MRSARQVSLVSFASAFLRSRAGFAAALLGGALLFAPLGWPEDDLRPGARRPDTPSLQPLPPLLSAVGVPRAAPCDPAAGATRPRPATSPQSWVLTEDYPLISLFRNETGRTGFALRIAPDGAVMRCDRLSGSGSPWLDGAACAALMRRARFTPAMDGRGCPIGGTYRNAVIWQIPQATAGPN from the coding sequence ATGCGGAGCGCGCGCCAGGTGTCCCTTGTCTCGTTCGCGTCCGCTTTTCTCCGATCCCGGGCGGGTTTTGCCGCCGCGCTGCTGGGCGGCGCGCTCCTGTTCGCGCCGCTCGGCTGGCCGGAGGACGATCTGCGGCCCGGCGCCCGGCGGCCGGACACGCCGTCCTTGCAGCCGCTGCCGCCACTCTTGTCGGCCGTGGGCGTGCCGAGGGCGGCGCCCTGCGATCCCGCCGCTGGAGCCACGCGGCCGCGCCCCGCCACCAGTCCGCAAAGCTGGGTGCTGACCGAAGATTACCCGCTCATCTCCTTGTTCCGCAACGAGACGGGCCGCACCGGCTTTGCCTTGCGGATCGCGCCGGACGGCGCGGTGATGCGCTGCGACAGGCTGAGCGGCAGCGGATCGCCCTGGCTCGATGGCGCCGCCTGCGCGGCCCTGATGCGCCGCGCGCGCTTCACGCCGGCGATGGATGGACGGGGCTGTCCGATCGGCGGCACCTATCGCAACGCCGTGATTTGGCAGATACCGCAAGCGACCGCCGGGCCGAATTGA
- a CDS encoding inositol monophosphatase family protein, with translation MHPLHAAVDGLMRKVGRDVVMRRFGALAPAEIEEKAGPDDLVTVADRESEARLAEGLLRILPGSHVVGEEGVAADAGLLGQITSGRCWVIDPIDGTANFAAGRHPFALMVALLEEGETVAGWILDPATRRMCHAAQGGGAYIDNHRVTARASGAPRPLAALATRYLPEAVRADVVARAEGRYQPVDIPHCAGEQYPRLILGANDIALFWRAMPWDHLPGALILGEAGGRIARLDGAAYRAGEDRTGLLAAASPALWDAAARDLFG, from the coding sequence ATGCACCCTCTGCACGCGGCGGTGGACGGGCTGATGCGCAAGGTGGGGCGCGATGTCGTGATGCGCCGCTTCGGCGCGCTCGCTCCCGCCGAGATCGAGGAAAAGGCCGGTCCCGACGATCTGGTGACGGTGGCGGATCGCGAATCCGAGGCGCGGCTCGCCGAAGGGCTGCTCCGCATCCTGCCGGGCAGCCATGTGGTGGGGGAGGAAGGCGTCGCGGCCGATGCCGGCCTGCTCGGGCAGATCACCAGCGGGCGCTGCTGGGTGATCGATCCGATCGACGGCACCGCCAATTTCGCCGCCGGGCGTCATCCCTTCGCGCTGATGGTCGCGCTGCTCGAGGAGGGCGAGACGGTGGCGGGCTGGATCCTCGATCCCGCCACGCGCCGCATGTGCCACGCCGCACAGGGCGGCGGCGCCTATATCGACAATCACCGCGTGACGGCGCGGGCGAGCGGCGCGCCCCGCCCGCTCGCCGCCCTGGCCACGCGCTATCTGCCCGAGGCGGTGCGGGCGGACGTGGTGGCGCGCGCCGAAGGCCGCTACCAGCCGGTCGACATTCCGCACTGCGCGGGGGAGCAATATCCGCGCCTGATCCTGGGCGCCAACGACATCGCGTTGTTCTGGCGCGCCATGCCCTGGGATCATCTGCCGGGCGCGCTGATCCTCGGCGAGGCGGGCGGCCGCATCGCGCGGCTGGACGGCGCCGCCTATCGAGCGGGCGAGGATCGCACCGGGCTGCTCGCGGCGGCGAGCCCCGCCTTGTGGGACGCCGCCGCGCGCGATCTGTTCGGCTGA